A section of the Teredinibacter franksiae genome encodes:
- a CDS encoding RHS repeat-associated core domain-containing protein, which yields MYGQSRHYLYSTNGALLAETRRNSWSSTSQMQVYVYLGGEVVGIVDDRQNFYALYNDHLGRPYEAYRLSDNKLGWSAENSAFGRVFEHHNPAAPLLGVQIGLPGQYLDQISGLWYNWHRHYDQALGRYVQSDPIGLGGGINTYAYVGGDPLNFVDPMGLSKCGCESGGSESGRLVDVNIGYGPLTPSQAQSWNKQRASEVNRNQTSTGVIVLVGGAAVGKVFGFIPGVVVSGLGLYGTHVYGEANAQSRTHEPGESKYSVTYEHQGHLTTYTYLVNRQTGQNVIESGRSNRDCSSTDGVFDKR from the coding sequence ATGTATGGGCAAAGCCGTCATTATCTCTATAGTACTAACGGTGCATTGTTGGCTGAAACGCGACGTAATAGCTGGAGTTCCACGAGCCAGATGCAAGTGTATGTGTATTTAGGCGGGGAGGTTGTTGGTATTGTTGATGATAGACAAAATTTTTATGCACTCTACAACGATCATTTGGGCCGCCCTTATGAGGCGTACCGCTTATCGGATAATAAGCTGGGTTGGAGTGCTGAAAACTCCGCTTTTGGTCGGGTTTTTGAACACCATAATCCTGCGGCTCCGCTTCTGGGTGTTCAAATCGGTCTTCCTGGGCAGTATTTAGACCAGATTTCTGGCCTTTGGTATAACTGGCATCGTCACTATGATCAGGCGTTGGGGCGGTATGTTCAGAGTGATCCGATTGGGTTGGGTGGGGGGATTAATACTTATGCTTATGTTGGGGGGGACCCTTTGAATTTTGTTGACCCGATGGGGTTGTCGAAATGTGGGTGTGAAAGCGGTGGATCAGAGAGTGGGAGACTTGTTGATGTGAATATCGGCTATGGACCGCTAACGCCTAGCCAAGCTCAAAGTTGGAATAAGCAAAGAGCATCGGAGGTTAATCGCAATCAAACCTCTACAGGTGTAATTGTTTTGGTTGGTGGTGCAGCGGTGGGGAAAGTATTTGGTTTTATACCTGGGGTTGTAGTCTCGGGGCTTGGGTTATACGGTACACATGTATACGGTGAAGCTAACGCACAATCTCGAACACATGAGCCGGGTGAATCGAAATATAGCGTTACGTACGAGCATCAAGGGCATTTAACCACCTACACATACCTAGTTAATCGGCAGACAGGTCAAAATGTGATTGAAAGTGGTCGGTCGAACCGTGATTGTAGTAGCACAGATGGGGTTTTTGATAAACGATGA